A region from the Muribaculum gordoncarteri genome encodes:
- a CDS encoding TonB-dependent receptor encodes MIIKALLCLLFISVPDYALSDNREKNDTTISLKEVTVQAEFVQSVGNRDEIILTKKQREFGTNALDAISSLPQFSTAISATSLQTADMRSVAIFINGMPSDAATLRTYQGNDIKKVTYYHEPPAKYQMMASGPVIDVTIRRRKDRLYSAYINALNAVTTGYGTDQASLTYADSLNMLTANYFIDYRNVDRSTNADYDYRSALSSYRSRDGQYSGHYQYGQLIYQRYQGANLFNANVRYGNRPGHIRNKQSTLYTDNARDLSGLRDHDLRSDDDRWSADLYFRHDFAGKRSLAVNVVNTFSSSESHNRLWLKMPEQYSSMDYDILNNIDNRYYSIIAQADYTTPLWKGELNTGAYFNYKELRQSYNGGPESYLNMRQHYAYIAYTGRYKRLSYYASLGANAVAQHPVSGQSFVNVIPYSSLTLFYRFTRTFSTRLIAKLKGTRPTTGDLAENRVNIDSRFIATGNPALKPYRTFSLTFKPQYSTSDGWLSLSPSIEYLYSHHPNVPCLLSDGDNIVMMPMRINARNELNGTMIVNYSPCNWMMLQSYYQYFHDGYSTPSSTIRHNYHRIGGMVAMSYRRLQFIASVNSPDKSFSGDMVTRSGWQYYASVSWKKGALSAGVEWRYASQNDYVRYRGIGFSATESTCWKGMKNLVAINLTYFFSKGKARKQAKKSLNNSDNDSGLIDSNTAKQD; translated from the coding sequence ATGATTATAAAAGCCCTGCTGTGCCTGCTCTTCATCTCGGTTCCCGACTACGCCCTAAGCGACAATCGCGAGAAAAACGACACCACAATATCGCTGAAGGAGGTGACCGTACAGGCTGAGTTTGTGCAGTCGGTAGGCAACCGCGACGAGATAATCCTTACGAAAAAACAACGCGAATTCGGCACCAACGCACTTGATGCAATCTCAAGCCTGCCCCAGTTCTCGACCGCCATAAGCGCTACTTCACTGCAAACGGCCGACATGAGGAGCGTGGCGATATTCATCAACGGCATGCCGTCCGACGCAGCCACACTGCGCACCTATCAGGGTAACGACATAAAGAAGGTGACCTACTACCATGAGCCGCCGGCCAAATACCAGATGATGGCCTCAGGCCCGGTTATCGACGTGACGATACGCCGCCGCAAGGACCGCCTCTACAGCGCCTACATAAACGCCCTTAACGCAGTGACCACCGGTTACGGCACCGATCAGGCAAGCCTTACCTATGCCGACTCGCTCAATATGCTCACGGCCAACTACTTCATCGACTACCGCAATGTCGACCGAAGCACCAATGCCGACTACGACTACCGGTCGGCACTGTCATCCTACCGAAGCCGCGACGGACAATATTCGGGACATTACCAATACGGACAGCTCATATATCAGCGCTACCAGGGAGCCAACCTGTTCAACGCCAATGTGCGCTACGGCAACCGTCCGGGACACATAAGGAACAAGCAGTCGACTCTTTACACCGACAATGCACGCGACTTGTCAGGACTCAGGGACCATGACCTGCGCAGCGACGACGACCGCTGGAGCGCCGACCTCTACTTCAGGCATGACTTTGCCGGCAAACGCTCCCTTGCGGTGAATGTGGTAAACACATTCTCCTCATCGGAATCCCACAACCGGCTGTGGCTCAAGATGCCGGAGCAATACTCGTCGATGGACTACGATATACTCAACAACATCGACAACCGCTACTATTCGATAATAGCACAGGCCGACTACACCACGCCGCTGTGGAAAGGCGAGCTCAACACAGGCGCCTACTTCAACTACAAGGAGCTGCGCCAGTCCTACAACGGCGGCCCCGAATCCTATCTCAACATGCGCCAGCACTACGCCTACATCGCCTACACCGGACGCTATAAGCGACTGAGTTACTACGCGTCGCTCGGTGCCAATGCGGTTGCACAGCACCCCGTATCGGGCCAGAGCTTCGTCAACGTGATACCCTATTCGTCGCTCACACTCTTCTATCGGTTTACGCGCACATTCTCTACACGCCTCATCGCCAAGCTTAAGGGAACGCGACCCACTACCGGCGACCTTGCCGAAAACCGGGTCAACATCGACTCACGCTTCATCGCTACGGGAAATCCCGCCCTGAAGCCCTACAGGACATTCTCGCTGACATTTAAGCCCCAGTACTCTACATCCGACGGGTGGTTGTCGCTCTCTCCGTCAATCGAGTACCTCTACTCCCATCATCCCAACGTGCCGTGCCTGCTGTCGGATGGCGACAACATCGTCATGATGCCGATGAGGATAAATGCACGCAACGAGCTCAACGGCACGATGATAGTCAACTACTCGCCATGCAACTGGATGATGCTGCAGAGCTATTACCAGTACTTCCACGACGGATACTCAACGCCAAGCTCAACCATACGGCACAACTATCACCGCATAGGAGGCATGGTGGCGATGTCCTATCGCCGCTTGCAGTTCATCGCATCCGTCAACTCGCCCGACAAGTCATTTAGCGGCGACATGGTCACCCGCAGCGGCTGGCAGTACTACGCTTCGGTGTCATGGAAAAAGGGGGCGTTATCGGCCGGCGTGGAGTGGCGGTATGCCTCTCAGAACGACTACGTGCGTTACCGCGGCATAGGCTTCTCGGCCACGGAATCGACATGCTGGAAGGGGATGAAGAATCTTGTCGCCATAAACCTGACATACTTCTTCTCAAAGGGAAAGGCACGAAAGCAAGCCAAGAAGTCGCTCAACAACAGCGACAATGACTCAGGCCTGATCGACTCCAACACCGCCAAGCAGGATTAA
- a CDS encoding peptidase domain-containing ABC transporter has protein sequence MDFQSIGRRFRRFPWIKQRDSMQCGVACLTMVCRHYGWACTLSQIEELCHATTEGVSLRGMSQAASELGFETASVRLSPGELSQSPLPAILHWNQNHFVVLYRIDRRGRYHIADPGKGLLTYSRDEFMRRWASTRSGDEDRGIALLLQPGPRFGQSDAESEQAGERRSFRFLVGYIKQYRGYFAQIFLGLLLGCVLQLAMPFLTQAIVDRGIHDADIGLIWLILLGELMIVTGRTATDFIRRWLLLHISMRINISLVSDFFIKLLKLPMSFFDTKLMGDLLQRMSDHSRVQSFLTGQTLGVMFTMLSFIVFGVVLFVYSQLIFMVFVIGSLCYALWISAFLRRRKVIDYELFECQAVNQNRTYQFITTMQEIKLQDCERRRRWEWEDAQADLFEVQMRSLSLQQTQEAGSIFINEVKNIVITVFAATAVINGDMTLGAMLAVQYVIGQLNSPVAQIMSFIYSLQDVKISLERINEIHGRRNEEDDGELLTRYADDMNRSITLNGIDFRYDLHALKNTLDNITFTVPQGQVTAIVGASGSGKTTLIKLMLGYYPVNCGSIDIAGADINRYSMTWWRRRCGVVMQEGVIFSESIARNIAVSDGDIDEARLEEAARTACIHDYIMSLPLRYNTKIGRDGVGLSQGQKQRILIARAVYRNPDYIFLDEATNSLDARNEREIVSNLSRFYRGRTVVVVAHRLSTVRDADNIIVLDAGRIVESGNHDSLIAARGHYYNLVKNQLELGN, from the coding sequence ATGGACTTTCAATCAATCGGACGGCGATTCAGGCGGTTTCCCTGGATAAAACAGCGCGACTCGATGCAATGTGGCGTGGCATGCCTCACCATGGTATGCCGCCACTACGGATGGGCCTGTACGTTGTCGCAGATTGAAGAGCTATGCCACGCCACTACCGAAGGAGTGTCGCTGCGCGGTATGTCGCAAGCGGCTTCGGAACTCGGATTTGAAACCGCTTCGGTGCGCCTCTCTCCGGGTGAGCTGTCACAGTCGCCACTGCCGGCCATCTTGCATTGGAACCAAAACCACTTCGTGGTGCTCTACCGCATCGACCGCCGGGGCCGTTATCACATAGCCGACCCTGGCAAGGGGCTGCTAACCTACAGCCGTGATGAGTTCATGCGGCGATGGGCAAGCACACGAAGCGGCGACGAGGACCGGGGCATAGCCCTGCTACTTCAGCCCGGACCCCGCTTCGGGCAATCGGACGCTGAATCGGAACAGGCGGGTGAGCGTCGCTCGTTCAGGTTTCTCGTCGGCTACATAAAGCAGTATCGGGGTTACTTCGCCCAGATATTCCTCGGGCTTCTGCTCGGATGCGTGCTGCAGCTTGCCATGCCGTTTCTCACACAGGCCATTGTCGACCGTGGCATCCACGATGCCGACATAGGCCTTATATGGCTCATCCTGCTCGGCGAACTCATGATAGTGACCGGACGCACCGCCACCGACTTTATACGCCGCTGGCTCCTGCTCCACATCTCGATGCGCATCAACATCTCGCTTGTGAGCGACTTTTTCATCAAGCTGCTCAAGCTGCCTATGTCGTTCTTCGACACAAAGCTTATGGGCGATCTGCTGCAACGCATGAGCGACCACTCGCGCGTGCAGTCGTTTCTTACCGGGCAGACTCTCGGCGTAATGTTTACGATGCTGAGCTTCATTGTGTTTGGAGTCGTGCTGTTTGTCTACAGTCAATTGATTTTCATGGTGTTTGTCATCGGCAGCCTCTGTTATGCCCTGTGGATATCGGCATTCCTGCGTCGACGCAAGGTGATCGACTATGAACTGTTTGAGTGTCAGGCCGTGAACCAGAACCGCACCTACCAGTTCATCACCACCATGCAGGAGATAAAGCTGCAGGACTGTGAGCGTCGACGACGCTGGGAGTGGGAGGATGCGCAGGCCGACCTCTTTGAGGTGCAGATGCGCTCGCTGAGCCTTCAGCAGACCCAGGAAGCCGGTTCGATATTCATCAACGAGGTCAAGAACATCGTCATAACGGTGTTTGCCGCTACTGCCGTAATCAACGGTGACATGACTCTCGGAGCCATGCTCGCCGTGCAATATGTCATCGGACAGCTCAACTCGCCCGTGGCACAAATCATGAGCTTCATCTACTCGCTTCAGGATGTGAAGATATCGCTTGAACGCATCAACGAGATACACGGCCGACGCAACGAGGAGGACGACGGAGAGCTCCTAACCCGCTATGCCGACGACATGAATCGTTCGATAACGTTGAACGGCATCGACTTCAGGTATGACCTCCATGCGCTGAAGAACACCCTCGACAACATAACCTTTACGGTGCCTCAGGGGCAAGTGACGGCCATAGTTGGGGCGTCGGGCAGCGGAAAGACCACGCTGATTAAACTGATGCTCGGCTATTACCCGGTCAATTGCGGGAGCATAGACATAGCCGGTGCCGACATCAACCGCTACAGCATGACATGGTGGCGCAGGCGGTGCGGAGTGGTGATGCAGGAGGGTGTCATATTTTCGGAATCGATAGCGCGCAACATAGCGGTGAGCGACGGCGATATCGACGAGGCCCGGCTCGAGGAGGCCGCCCGAACGGCATGCATCCATGACTACATCATGTCGCTGCCGCTGAGATACAACACCAAGATAGGACGCGACGGGGTGGGCCTGAGCCAGGGACAGAAACAGCGCATACTCATTGCCCGTGCCGTGTACCGCAACCCCGACTACATATTTCTCGACGAGGCCACCAACTCGCTCGACGCTCGCAACGAGCGGGAAATCGTGAGCAACCTGTCACGGTTCTACCGTGGTCGCACGGTGGTGGTAGTGGCCCATCGACTGTCGACGGTGCGTGACGCCGACAACATAATCGTGCTCGATGCAGGGCGAATTGTAGAGTCGGGCAACCACGACTCGCTGATAGCGGCCCGCGGACACTACTATAACCTTGTTAAAAACCAACTTGAACTTGGAAACTGA